GTTTACAAATTCAAACGAAATTCCTTGTTGACAGTGAATCAATGATTCGTTCAGATGTATGAAAGCAGATGAATATACCTGGTTGACTTGGGGTAGACTGTTTTATAATGTAAAGTGGCACACCATGTGAGTGTTAGAACTGAGGGGAAAGGTACAGTATCTGGGGTTTCAAAGGCAAGACCACTTCAATTCACGCGAAGCAAGATTTCCTCACCATGGACAGAGGTAGTATACTGTTGCACCATTCAGTCATCGACGTCTTGTGCTAACTGGTCACTTTTTACGTGCATGACACAATATACTATTGTTCTTCAAGTCACAATGGACAGAAGTACAGCCAGGAAAAAGGTTAAACAGCAGCGTTATGATAAAACACTTACAACGCACCAATGTGTTTTACAGTGTGTGCACGGTATTCAAGCCAAATCGCATTACAGTAAGAATATGATGTGGGTAGTTCCAAGAGTCATCGACTGAGTCTGAAAGACGCTCTCAACTGCACTCACACTAAAGCTCACACAAAGCCCAGGCCAGGCACCCCAACTCCAACCCCCTCTTGACAAGCAACCTTCACACACCTCATACCGGAAGCTAGACTTCCATTAACCTGCAACCCCCTTTCAATGTATTACTTTGGATGCAGCTTCAAACTATCAATCCACTTTCATTAAGTTGGAATCCTGCCTATTGCCAAGGTCTCTCCTAAGGTATGTCCAAAATAATAATGGCCTGCTGCTGTAGACAATTCTGAGGGCTGTGTTAACGTGTTACATCTGTGCTTATCGAGCTGATAAAGCAGATGTGTGCTGTTATGTTATTGTCATGCCAGTGTGGCTGTATAGATAAAGCATTATTTACAATTATTTGAACACTATTATTGTAATTCCACCCCCAAAATTcagacaaaacaaaaaacagaaacatTAACATCAAGACATAGGTTTCAGTACTATAAACATTGGCAAGACAGACCTACAAAGATGATAAAGATCCCATTTAGTAAAGAAGCTACTCTTTCGTAGAGGTGTAAGCATATTAGAAGGGTACAATCATTCAAACTCTATTGGCATAAACCATATATACGTTATTAGGTGAAAAGCACCCAGCTTGCACATTTCCTGGAAGTCAGTGCGATATACCTGTCAGTGTAATCCCATATCATCGGTTGAGGTAGGAGATTCACATGTTCAATGAGTCAGGAACAAAGCTGCTTTGCCTTGTCATTAGCAGCTGATGTGACAGAAAGTCGGTGATAAACAGGGCTCTGGCGATTGATCAAAGGAGAGATTGACACCTATAGCAAGAGAGTCGGTGCAACGTCAACGGATGTGTTGCCAGAGTGTGCATCTACAATGTGGCCAGTAGATGGCACAATATGTAACTTCTTGTGTGGCTGTCAATGTTTAACTATTAGGCTTACTGCCTTTATGTTTATGCTTCTGTCTTTATGTTTCTGTTCATGGATAAATCAGGAAAGTTACATATAACCAAATAAAAAGTACAAATATGTTTTTAAACTGGAACTGTTTATTACATCAAAATCCTACATCTGTGGGGAATATCCCCAGTAATTCACAGGTTGTAACTCATACACCAACTCATTTTATATATGGGGTGTATCAGTTACGAGGCCTCTTTATAACACCCTAGCTTGAGTCATAATGTTCTGAGCTACATGATTTTGCCCAATATCCATCTTATCAATGTGACCTAATATTCTGATTTGCACTTTGAAAATTGCTTTAACTGAGTAAAGCTATTTTATTTTATCACGCTGAACATCATTTCATGAAGTACTCCACCACTTTAGACTTTATTGGGTGTTAATGAATTTAATCAAACTCACTGACCTTTTTATACATTTATAGATTTTTTTCACAAGACTTTACATTTCAACAACAGGGTGATATAACATGGATAGGAGTCAAATGATATCTGACATATCTCTGTATTTTGTGGGTTATTACTCCACCCGGGTAATGTTTGTactttcagtctggttttagaggGACATCTTTGTATCTCTGCTTCAACTACATGAAAAAAGTAAACTCTTCATTGTACCGTTGTGTCATGTTAGGACCAGGTAGTAGAAACagaaagagatacagagacatgctGTAGGCCACATGGCGTTGGTTGATGGGCTATGACCCTTGTTTCTATGTCTGACCCCCATACTTCTTGGGGGTGTTCAGGTACGGGGTGTGTCTGAGCTGGGCTGCTGGATGGGGACTATTGAATGCTGAAATAGAGGCTGGAGGAAGAGACCCAGGGTTCCAGTCACACACACTATTATAAAGATCCACAGGAACATACGGTCCACCACCATTGCCACATACTTCCAGTCCTCAATCACCTGGGAACACACAGATAGCAAGGTATGGTCACATTACTGTCATGCACCTGTGACATGCAGAAAttggttattacatttacattttacattttagtaatttagcagacactcttatccagagcgacttacaatagtgaatgcatacatttcctacatttcatttcatgcatttatttatttatttattttgtactgtATGGGTATGGAGTACAATATgtgattgatgagtaaaaaattATGCAAATGTAATATAAGATGAAGAAACAAAGCGAAAGCCCCAGTCTAAATATTACTGAGCCAGACCTTGTAAAAGCTATTGACCCTttcacccctctcctctgctGTTCTTAGCAGTTTTTGAATGTGGCCATTTTTCAAGCCGGGTCACCTCACTTTTACATTGATTTGTTTAAGAAAACAATCTATTACAACTGTCTGGGTTATTTTACTGGATTTTATTCTCAACTACCTCACATCCTAGTATTCATTCCTGGTCTTTGAGGACCACAGcgtgtgcaggcttttgtcctAGCCCAGCACTTACACAACTGGTCCAGCTGATCAAGGTCATGATCATTAGTGGAGCCAGGTGTTAAAGTATTAAGCTGTACACACTACGTCTCTGCAGGACCAAGGATAAAAAACACTGCTTTGAGTCCTAACTCCAGCTCATTTCACAACACAAACCCCATTGACACGGTCATGGTTCACTTACATTCTGGTTATCATCGTCCCCCATCATGTGATCAGCCACGAAGCGGACCCCGTCCACTGCCTCCTGGACATCTCCCCCCCAGTCTGGGCTGCCTCTCTGGCGGAGGTCCTGGGAGGAGGGGAAGCTGTTGGGAAGGAACTCGGTGGAGCGGGCCTCCCCCTTCCTGAAGGTGTGGGTGTACCCCAGCGGAGCTGTGACTTTGTTGTAAAAGTGTCTCGGGGAGGCGAAGGccgaggcagaggagaggaaggcagaaGAGGAAGACATGGCGGCAGCGGTGGCTGTTTTGGACGTGGTGGTGGCAGGGTAGCCCAGGTCCGCCAGGATGGACCTGCGAGCTCGGAGTTGTCTCTGCTGGCGTAGCCGCTGGCGGGCAGAGTTATTCTGCGGGCGTCTCATGAAGAGCAGATGGGGCAGTTTGTTGAGGAACACTACCTTGACCCAGGAGGGCATGGTGTGTGTGCTGGGGGAGCGGTGGTGCAcgttgagcacacacacactggtaatgATGGAGAAGGTCACCAGCACCATGGTGAACATTAGGTACTTCCCGATCAGAGGCACGTCCAGCGAGGTGGGAGGGACAATCTTGGAGATCAGGAGGAGGAACACAGTGAGGGCCAGGAGGACTGAGATACACAGAGTCATCTTCTCCCCACAGTCAGACGGCAGGTAGAAGACCAGGATGGCCAGAGAGGTGATGAGGACACAGGGGATGATTAGGTTGATGGTGTAGAACAGCGGCTTCCTCTTGATGATGAAGTCATAGGTGAGGTCCACGTAGGTAGGATCCAGAGGGTTAACCGTCCGCCTGCCCGGCAGGGCCAAGATGTCCCATTCCCCACTGGGAGTGAAGTCGTCCATGCTGGCCACCCCTGTCTTCAGGACCAAATCGAGCTCGGTGTGGTCGTAGGTCCACGACCGGAACTTGAGCGTGCAGTTCTGCTGGTCAAAGGGGAAGTGCTTGACCTCGATCTTGCAGGCACTCTTATAGATGGCCGGAGGGAGCCAGACGATGCTGCCGTTGAACTGGACAATGGCATTGGTGAAGACTGTTACCTCATAGGTTCCATCCGCACTATGGAGAGAGTGATgagggaggtagggggagaggaCTCTATTACAGAAATCTATTATGTCTTTATGAGAAAATGTATTACTATCACAAGTTAGATTTTCATGATCCGTAAATTACATGAGAAAATGTGTTCATCATTTggaaaatgcttacttacttgtTATAGAGCACAATATCAGGCAGCCAGATGTGTCTGGAAGGAATACGAAGCTTGTCAATGCCATCATATTGAGAAGGGTCCCATGATAGCCTGTAGTCATCCCAGTGctggagagacagagggttacatattttgtagtcatttagcacacactcttatccagagtgacttagataagcaattagggttaagtgccttgctcaagggtacatagAGAcatgtttcacctagtcagctcagggatgcgaaccagcgacctttcggttactggcccagcgctcttaaCTGATAGGCTACCCTCACTGTTCTGACTGTTACACTCATTCACATAAGGACTCTCTGCCAACACCAGATCATTCCCAATTACACAATTAATTATCATTGAAATGAAAAGTGGTGAAGGGTGTGGGCACAATTATCATTCTGTTCTGTTCCGGATTGTCTGAGTCATAGGCATAGTTCTGCTTCAATTCAGGTTCAATGAGAAGGACACTGGAGCTGGAGACGGGCGAGGGGACAGACTGAGTAATGAATGATTAATACGATAGCACCATAATCTTCACACTTACCTGTGTGAGCCAAACATTGGTGGTCATAAtctgctctctctcattctggaaATGAACAAGGCGGTGGAGTGTTAGCTTCATTTAAAAACAGACTATTTACTATACGATACACAAAGCATGTTTAatgacaaaacacacatacagactcCAGCACACATTCATCTAGTGCACATGCTTGATTTAGAAGAGAGTAAAAGTGAGAGATGTGTTTTCACACCGAATAAATTCCCTGCACATGGGGTCAATTGTTAAGATAAATGACACCCTCGCCTGGGACACATCTGCCATCTGAGCGCCATTGGACCTGTTGATAAATCCACAGAGCGCTTGCATCAACTCTGAACAGCAAGTAAAACGAACACCCCTAAAAAGGAGTGGGCAGCAGAGTGGGCAAACCTCCAATGCACGCAGCAGCACAATGCTTTGAAACAAATATGTCACACTTCTCATAACATTACACTTTACAGAACATTCAAATTTCAATTACCAAAGAGGAGGACAATAAGAGGCCATAAACAGAGAATGTATGTGTCCTGATGATATTCTCTGGGCCATGCCAgggcagggaggaagggaggacccTGTAAATCAGTGTGGGACTCCAATGTCCTCTCCTGAGGCAGCTTTACAGCTCTTAGGCAATGAGCTGAAGTTTCAATCTGGACATGACAGAGACGGAGAGCCCTGCCAGATCCATCCTATACCCATGCTGTCATTAGGGCCAGGGCCTTTCAGTAGAATTTGTGTAAGTAATTAACATGGTTACCACTGACTCCTCTGAGCTCTGCTctccctttctgttttctcatctctgctctctcctctccctctgtggtcTCCCTCATCtgccccatctctcctctccgtcTCAGGGCCTCTAACTGGCTCTATGGAATGGCTATCATGAGACTGACCACACTGATGAGTTGGGCCAGGGACACCTGTAGTTTGACGGTGACCCGCTCTGTCCTGTTCACAGCTGGGCGGATCAGCTTGTTGTAGCGATCGTTTCTAAGCAGCCAATTCATCAGACGCTCCTCTGAGTCTGCACAACTGCCACCTGTGGAAAGAGTCAACAGTGATTTGGAGATAATTGTGGGAAATAGTCAGAGTTGGTACCTTTATTGCAATTGTGTTATGACAATGAAAAAACTACATTACTGTGTGATTAAAAAAAGACCCACTGGCTGTATCTGTTGTGTTTAGTCACTGGTTTTATAACTGGACTGTCACGCCTGTCTTTTTATGTTGTTTAATGGAGCATGTTTTATAGCCCCGTATGGACTGGATGAAGACTGTGTTTCTGACTTCAGTCTTTCTGCTCCCCAACCCAGTACAAAGAGGAGCAGAGCAAAACACCTACTGTGACACTTCCTGGTTTTTATACCCTTGCACCTGAAAGTGTTTAAAATCACTCCAAACAAACTGAATGTCTGATAGGGCTTGGGCTGTGTTAAATTAATAGGAAAAAAATATATGAGGGCTTTGGAGCCTTTCTGCGGAATAATTAATATCCATGATATGGAAGGGAAGATGTTTCTGCAGAATGTTAACGATTCTGCTGTTGCAGAGCCAGAGCCTAAAGCTTCATGATCAGCCATGAGCTCCAGCCATGAATACCACCACGATGCGAAGGTcagattaccccccccccctccccgaaAGGGGAAGGACAGGGAGGCGATAAAATGCTCTCTCTTCCACCAACAACCCTCTCTTCCCCCACCAGCCCTCCTCTATAGTGAGTAATGCTCTGTCATACAGTAGCAGAGAGTAGCTGAGTACAACAGTCAGGAGAAATTGTTTTGGAGAAAAATGCTTAGTCAAATGGTACATGCCCTGGAGTAATCTTTACAATAGCTGCTAAGACTGTTGCACTGAAAAATATTAATTTGAAGATTCATGGTTtgatatttggtattttattaggatcccctaATAGCTGTTGCGAtagcagaagctactcttcctggggtccacacaaaacatgaaacatgaaataatactgaacattaatagacaacagctcaaggacagatatacatacatttaaaatgttacataGCCTACAtttcagtacatacacacaatatctagatcaaataggggagaggcgttgttttttaaaaccaggtttgctgtttacttGAGCAATCTtggatggaagggagttccatgcaatcatggctcgttataatactgtacattttcttacatttgttctggatttggggactgtgaaaagacccctggtggcatgtctggtggggtaagtgtgtgtgtccgtgctgtgtgtaaattgactatgcaaacaattttgaattttcaacacattgtttcttataaaaacaagaagtgatgcagtcagactCTCCTCTACTTTTAGCCAAgggagactggcatgcatagtattgatTCACATTTATGGATTATAGTATGTAAAAATAAGATACATGTTTTGACTATAGATCTCTTCACAATAGTGTATTATCAGACAGGCCCATGTGACAGTTTGTGCCAGGCAATTACCACAAATCCTAATTATCGAGGTATAGTTTCATGTAGAGTTGAGAGTTTGGGAGTGTCCAACAGACAATAGACTGGTGCATGTTTTCTTGGCTACCCCTATCATCAGTCACTCGGCTGGACTCCCATCAAACACAATGGGACCTCTACAAGACAGATGGCATGTTGTCAAAGCCCTGGGAGGCTGCTGTCAAACATCCACACTCCTTACCCAGAGGTGAAGAGCACTGGCCAATGGGAGAGCAGGCAAGTCAAACTACTAATCACTACCTGCTGAGAAGGGtttttacactgtgtgtgtgtgtgtgtgtgtgtgtgtgtgtgtgtgtgtgtgtgtgtttgcgcgcgcACGCGTGCGTATCAACTGGGTCTTGAAAggggagacagcctatagggaggaggtaagaggcctggcggtgtggtgccaggacaacaacctttccctcaatgtgagcaagacaaaggagctgattgtggactacaggaaaagaggggccgaacaggcccccattaacattgacggggctgaagtggagccggtcgagagtttcaagttccttggtgtccacatcaccaacaaactatcatggtccaagcactgTCAAGCACAGCAAGACAGTCATGAAGGGCGCACGACAACACcatttccccttcaggagactgaaaagatttggcatgtgtccccagatcctaaaaaagttctacagctgcatcttcgagagcatcctgaccggttgcatcaccgcctggtatggttactgcttggcatctgaccgtaaggcgcta
This region of Salmo trutta chromosome 29, fSalTru1.1, whole genome shotgun sequence genomic DNA includes:
- the LOC115167333 gene encoding neuronal acetylcholine receptor subunit beta-4 isoform X1; translation: MTRTLTLLAFLFTLLKCGSCADSEERLMNWLLRNDRYNKLIRPAVNRTERVTVKLQVSLAQLISVNEREQIMTTNVWLTQHWDDYRLSWDPSQYDGIDKLRIPSRHIWLPDIVLYNNADGTYEVTVFTNAIVQFNGSIVWLPPAIYKSACKIEVKHFPFDQQNCTLKFRSWTYDHTELDLVLKTGVASMDDFTPSGEWDILALPGRRTVNPLDPTYVDLTYDFIIKRKPLFYTINLIIPCVLITSLAILVFYLPSDCGEKMTLCISVLLALTVFLLLISKIVPPTSLDVPLIGKYLMFTMVLVTFSIITSVCVLNVHHRSPSTHTMPSWVKVVFLNKLPHLLFMRRPQNNSARQRLRQQRQLRARRSILADLGYPATTTSKTATAAAMSSSSAFLSSASAFASPRHFYNKVTAPLGYTHTFRKGEARSTEFLPNSFPSSQDLRQRGSPDWGGDVQEAVDGVRFVADHMMGDDDNQNVIEDWKYVAMVVDRMFLWIFIIVCVTGTLGLFLQPLFQHSIVPIQQPSSDTPRT
- the LOC115167333 gene encoding neuronal acetylcholine receptor subunit beta-4 isoform X2, yielding MTTNVWLTQHWDDYRLSWDPSQYDGIDKLRIPSRHIWLPDIVLYNNADGTYEVTVFTNAIVQFNGSIVWLPPAIYKSACKIEVKHFPFDQQNCTLKFRSWTYDHTELDLVLKTGVASMDDFTPSGEWDILALPGRRTVNPLDPTYVDLTYDFIIKRKPLFYTINLIIPCVLITSLAILVFYLPSDCGEKMTLCISVLLALTVFLLLISKIVPPTSLDVPLIGKYLMFTMVLVTFSIITSVCVLNVHHRSPSTHTMPSWVKVVFLNKLPHLLFMRRPQNNSARQRLRQQRQLRARRSILADLGYPATTTSKTATAAAMSSSSAFLSSASAFASPRHFYNKVTAPLGYTHTFRKGEARSTEFLPNSFPSSQDLRQRGSPDWGGDVQEAVDGVRFVADHMMGDDDNQNVIEDWKYVAMVVDRMFLWIFIIVCVTGTLGLFLQPLFQHSIVPIQQPSSDTPRT